TGATGAAACTGAAGAAATAGCTCCAGAAAAGATAGAAATTGATATAATCTATGAAGATGATGACTTGTTGCTAATAAATAAGGGACCGAATATAGTTGTACATCCTACTAAGTCACATCAGAATAATACATTGGCAAACGGCGTAGCTTATTATTTTAAAGAAAATAATATAAAGAAAAAAATAAGATTTGTAAATAGATTGGATATGGATACAACAGGAATTGTAATAATAGCGAAGAATTCCTTTGCTCACCAACAAATGGCTTTACAATTTGAAAACAACGATGTAGAGAAAAAATATTTAGCAATAGTACAAGGCGTTATTAAGGATGAGAAAGGCACCATAGATAAACCTATAGGACGTGAGGAAGAAAAGAGTATAAAGAAGATTGTAACAGATGATGGTCAGGAGGCGCTAACTAAATTTAAAGTCTTAGAAAGGTATCCTGATGCTACACTTGTAGAAGTCCAAATAATTACGGGTAGATCCCATCAGATAAGAGTTCATATGAACTATATAGGTCATCCAATTATAGGAGATACCTTGTATAATGAGAAAAATCAATTTATAGATCGACAAGCATTACACTCATATTATCTTAAGGCTAGACACCCTAGGACTAAGAAAAGTATTGAATTTAGTGCACCAATGCCTTATGATATGGTTAACTTAACAAACCTAATGACAGATTAAGCTTCATTAGGTTTATTTTCATTATTATTCAATAATTTCAATATATCAAACATCTTAACCATGTCATTAATTTTTTCTTTTTCTTCTTCATTACTACCTTCCACAAAAATATCTATTAGTTTAGAAATACTATTTGTATCATTCAATGAATTTTTGTTACTCATTAAACTTGTAAAAGTACTTAACATTTTTTTG
The DNA window shown above is from Tissierella sp. Yu-01 and carries:
- a CDS encoding RluA family pseudouridine synthase produces the protein MKIIENNENIINFTYEDNDLNLEEFLNTMDLSGRLFRKLYKNKKILVNGKYQRKGLSLNKGDVVSLIMDDETEEIAPEKIEIDIIYEDDDLLLINKGPNIVVHPTKSHQNNTLANGVAYYFKENNIKKKIRFVNRLDMDTTGIVIIAKNSFAHQQMALQFENNDVEKKYLAIVQGVIKDEKGTIDKPIGREEEKSIKKIVTDDGQEALTKFKVLERYPDATLVEVQIITGRSHQIRVHMNYIGHPIIGDTLYNEKNQFIDRQALHSYYLKARHPRTKKSIEFSAPMPYDMVNLTNLMTD